The genomic stretch GTTGCTCCACTGCCGCGAGCCCTTGGCTGATCCAGTGGCCGATCCACTGGTTGACCTGCCCCTCGTCCTGACCGGCCTGGCGCAGCCGGTTGAGTACGCTGACGTTGTGCAGCGGATGAATGTCGCAGCCAATGATGGCCGCCACACCCCGTACCTTGGCCCGTGCCTCGGCTGTGGCTGGCAGCAACGCAGGCTGTGGATAAACCTCTTCCAGGTACTCGATGATCGCCGGCGACTGCACCAGCACCTCACCACCGTCGGTGCGCAAGGCCGGTACGCGGCCCTGCGGGTTGACGGCTACATAGCCCTCGCCGCGCTGCTCACCCTGCAGCAGGTTGACCGGCAGGGACTGGTAAGCCAGCCCCTTCAGTGCCAGGGCAATGCGCACCCGGTAGGACGAGGTGGAACGGTAATAGGTGTACAGCTCCATACCCCTGCCTCCTCAGTTGGCTGCGATGACCGTGCCGCGGCATTCACCGAAACCGATGCTGGCCACGCCGTCACGTGTGCAGCGGGCACGCAGGATGATTTCGTCGCCGTCTTCGAGGAATTTACGCACCTCGCCGCTGGCCAGCTCGACCGGCAGTTTGCCGCCTTCGGTGATCTCCAGCAGGCTACCGAACGAACCCGGCGTGGCGCCCGACAGCGTGCCCGAACCGAACAGGTCACCCGGCTGCAACTGGCAGCCGTTGACGCTATGGTGCGCCACCAGCTGCGCCACGGTCCAGTACATGCTGCGGGTATTGCTCAGGGTCAGGCGGTGCGGGGCAATGCCCTGCTCGCGCATGCGCTCGGTCAGCAGCAGCACTTCGAGTTCGATATCGAATGCACCGCTGGCCTGGTCGCGCTTATCCAGCAGGTACGACAGTGGCTGGGGGTCGCCTTCCGGGCGGGCCGGCTGGGCGCAGCGGAACGGCTCCAACGCTTCGGCGGTGACGACCCAGGGCGAAATGGTGGTGATGAAGCTCTTGGACAGGAACGGCCCCAGTGGCTGGTATTCCCAAGCCTGGATATCGCGCGCCGACCAGTCGTTGAGCAGGCACAGGCCGGCTACGTGCTCGGCGGCATCGCCTATCGGAATTGCCTGGCCCATGTCATTGCCCTGGCCAATCCAGATACCCAGCTCCAGCTCGTAGTCCAGGCGAGCGCAAGGGCCGAAGCTCGGCTCGGTGTGCCCGGCCGGCAGGGTCTGGCCCTTGGGCCGGCGTACGTCGGTGCCGGACGGGCGGATGGTGGAGGCGCGGCCGTGATAACCGATCGGCACGTACTTGTAGTTGGGCAACAGTGGGTTGTCGGGGCGGAACAGCTTACCCACGTTCTTCGCATGCTCGATGCCAACGTAGAAATCGGTGTAGTCACCGATCTGCGCCGGCACATGCAACTGGCAGTCGCTGGCCGGGAACAACGCCGGATTCAAGGCCGCCTGGTGTTCGCTGTGCTCACCAAGCAGCACCTGCAAACGCTCGCGCAGGGCTACGCGGGCATTGCGGCCCAAAGCGAAGAATGCGTTCAAAGACCCGCCGCGGGTGGCTTCAACGGCGGCCTTGGCCGCCCCATCGAACAGACCAGCGGCCAGCACCGCCTCCAGGTCGAGGATCGCGTCGCCGATCGCCACGCCGCAGCGCCTGGCTTCACCCGGCCGGCTGAAGATGCCCAATGGCAGGTTCTGCAGCGGGAAGTCGCTGTGCCCGTTGGCGTGCTCGACCCAACTACGGGCATTGGCAGTGTGGTTCATGGGTTATCTCCGGTTCGGGTTGAAGGTGCTCGGCAAGGTCGCCCAGCAACTATCGTAGTCGGCCTGCAATTGCGGGCACTCAAGGGCTTGCAGGCTCGGGCGCAACACCTGGCTGGTCTCGAACATGAAGGCCATGGTGTTGTCGATCTTGTGCGGCGCCAGATCGGCGGCAATGGCCTTTTCACAGGTTTCGGCGTCGGGGCCATGGGCACTCATCACCCCGTGCAACGAGGCACCACCCGGCAGGAAGCCCTCGGCCTTGGCGTCGTAGGCGCCATTGATCAGGCCCATGAACTCGTTCATCAGGTTGCGGTGGAACCATGGCGGACGGAAGGTGTTCTCGGCCACCATCCAGCGTGGCGGGAAAATCACGAAGTCCATGTTGGCCATGCCATGCACGCTGGTGGGCGAGGTGAGCACAGTGAAGATCGAGGGATCCGGGTGGTCGAAGCTGACCGTGCCGATGGTGTTGAAGCGGCGCAGGTCATACTTGTACGGCACGTTGCTGCCATGCCAGGCCACAACGTCCAGAGGCGAGTGCTGCAGCTCGCAGGCCCAGTGTTCCCCCAGGAACTTCTGTACCAGTTGCACCGGGCCTTCGGCTTCTTCGTAGCGGGCCACGGGCGTGAGGAAGTCGCGGGGGTTGGCCAGGCCGTTGCTGCCGATCGGGCCCAGGTCCGGCAGGCGCAGCGGCGCACCGTGGTTTTCCGCGATATAGCCACGTGCCTGGCCGTCGAGCAGTTCGACGCGGAACTTCATGCCACGTGGGATCACCGCAATTTCCAGCGGTTCGACCTCCATCAGGCCCAGTTCGGTGGCGATGCGCAGGCGGCCCTGTTCCGGCACCAATAGCAGCTCACCGTCGGCGTTGAAGAACACCCGTTCCATGGACCGGTTGGCGCAGTAGATGTAGATGCTCACGCCAGCCGGTTTTTCCGCGGCGGCGTTGGCAGCCATGGGCAGCCAACCTTCGATGAAATCGGTCGGTTCAGCAGCAATCGGCTGCGGGCTCCAGCGCAGGCGGTTGGGGTTGATGCTACCCAGGGGCCCGCCGAGCGGCTGGCGCGCCAGGCGCTCGAAGCGTGGGTGCAAGGCAGAAGGCCGAATGCGGTATAGCCAGGTACGGCGCAGCTCGCTACGGGTCATGGTGAACGCCGTGCCCGACAGCAGCTCGGCATACAGGCCATACGGGGCCTTCTGCGGGGAGTTCTGCCCGA from Pseudomonas putida encodes the following:
- the maiA gene encoding maleylacetoacetate isomerase, whose product is MELYTYYRSTSSYRVRIALALKGLAYQSLPVNLLQGEQRGEGYVAVNPQGRVPALRTDGGEVLVQSPAIIEYLEEVYPQPALLPATAEARAKVRGVAAIIGCDIHPLHNVSVLNRLRQAGQDEGQVNQWIGHWISQGLAAVEQLIGDHGFCFGETPGLADVYLIPQLYAAERFNIDLGSFPRILRVAALAAAHPAFAKAHPAQQPDSPAQ
- the fahA gene encoding fumarylacetoacetase, which gives rise to MNHTANARSWVEHANGHSDFPLQNLPLGIFSRPGEARRCGVAIGDAILDLEAVLAAGLFDGAAKAAVEATRGGSLNAFFALGRNARVALRERLQVLLGEHSEHQAALNPALFPASDCQLHVPAQIGDYTDFYVGIEHAKNVGKLFRPDNPLLPNYKYVPIGYHGRASTIRPSGTDVRRPKGQTLPAGHTEPSFGPCARLDYELELGIWIGQGNDMGQAIPIGDAAEHVAGLCLLNDWSARDIQAWEYQPLGPFLSKSFITTISPWVVTAEALEPFRCAQPARPEGDPQPLSYLLDKRDQASGAFDIELEVLLLTERMREQGIAPHRLTLSNTRSMYWTVAQLVAHHSVNGCQLQPGDLFGSGTLSGATPGSFGSLLEITEGGKLPVELASGEVRKFLEDGDEIILRARCTRDGVASIGFGECRGTVIAAN
- a CDS encoding homogentisate 1,2-dioxygenase, whose protein sequence is MNRDTSPDLHYLSGFGNEFASEALPGALPVGQNSPQKAPYGLYAELLSGTAFTMTRSELRRTWLYRIRPSALHPRFERLARQPLGGPLGSINPNRLRWSPQPIAAEPTDFIEGWLPMAANAAAEKPAGVSIYIYCANRSMERVFFNADGELLLVPEQGRLRIATELGLMEVEPLEIAVIPRGMKFRVELLDGQARGYIAENHGAPLRLPDLGPIGSNGLANPRDFLTPVARYEEAEGPVQLVQKFLGEHWACELQHSPLDVVAWHGSNVPYKYDLRRFNTIGTVSFDHPDPSIFTVLTSPTSVHGMANMDFVIFPPRWMVAENTFRPPWFHRNLMNEFMGLINGAYDAKAEGFLPGGASLHGVMSAHGPDAETCEKAIAADLAPHKIDNTMAFMFETSQVLRPSLQALECPQLQADYDSCWATLPSTFNPNRR